From Vreelandella neptunia, the proteins below share one genomic window:
- a CDS encoding tripartite tricarboxylate transporter substrate binding protein encodes MTSTNSTTIMTISLALWASLAATSASADNTETCHWQPERAVTFIVPWGTGGGTDANARRLASLLEEQMGVPFNVVNRTGGNGVVGHTSLARGRPDGYTIGAATVEIDTMHWLGLTPLTYQDITPIALINRSSPGVVVQNNSPYETLEALLDEARQNPGELTASGTAQGGIWHLALAGMLKAEGLAPDAIRWIPSQGAGPALKELMAGGVDVATPSLSEARNLIEQGELKALGYMSDTPMEQMPEVPLTADTLESGWTLSAFVTVSGPDGLPDEIACAYEQAIETAINSEAWAEFKRSSGTQVVFENRHETAQLLAEADRQLGEVVEAIGLAK; translated from the coding sequence ATGACAAGCACAAACTCGACAACAATAATGACTATCTCACTGGCCCTATGGGCCTCGTTAGCGGCCACTTCCGCCTCAGCCGATAACACTGAAACTTGTCACTGGCAGCCCGAACGAGCCGTTACCTTCATCGTTCCCTGGGGTACCGGGGGCGGCACCGACGCCAATGCACGTCGGTTGGCCAGCCTGCTCGAGGAACAAATGGGCGTGCCCTTCAACGTCGTCAACCGCACCGGTGGTAACGGCGTTGTAGGCCATACCTCACTCGCGCGTGGCAGACCTGACGGCTATACCATTGGTGCCGCCACGGTCGAGATCGACACCATGCACTGGCTCGGCCTAACGCCGCTGACTTACCAGGACATCACGCCCATTGCATTGATTAACCGCAGCTCCCCTGGGGTAGTGGTACAAAATAATTCGCCCTACGAAACACTTGAGGCCCTACTCGACGAAGCACGCCAGAACCCCGGAGAATTGACCGCTTCGGGCACCGCCCAGGGCGGCATCTGGCATCTCGCCCTAGCCGGTATGCTCAAGGCCGAAGGGTTAGCTCCCGATGCCATTCGCTGGATCCCTAGCCAAGGCGCGGGGCCTGCACTCAAGGAGTTGATGGCGGGGGGCGTTGATGTCGCGACGCCTTCGCTCTCTGAGGCCCGCAACCTGATCGAACAGGGGGAGCTAAAGGCGCTGGGCTACATGAGCGATACTCCGATGGAACAGATGCCTGAAGTTCCCTTGACAGCTGACACACTGGAGAGTGGTTGGACACTGAGTGCCTTTGTGACGGTCAGCGGCCCTGACGGTCTACCGGACGAGATCGCCTGTGCCTACGAGCAAGCAATCGAGACAGCTATCAACAGTGAAGCTTGGGCCGAGTTCAAGCGCAGCAGTGGCACTCAAGTGGTGTTCGAGAATCGCCACGAAACCGCTCAACTCCTCGCTGAGGCTGATCGTCAATTGGGCGAAGTGGTCGAAGCGATCGGTCTCGCGAAGTAA
- a CDS encoding tripartite tricarboxylate transporter TctB family protein, with protein sequence MYCNDRLSGSLLVLFGGLVLWRASTFPSLAGLEYGPGLFPSIAAIGLIVCGALIGFGSRGRRKAPSTLTMPPRQKGWRMAARPLALLIVILGYGLLLDPLGFHIASFMAVSATALIFGMRAGGSVLLALPLMIGVHLLFYSLLRVPLPWGLLAPMAW encoded by the coding sequence ATGTACTGCAATGATCGCTTATCGGGGAGCCTACTGGTTCTCTTCGGCGGACTGGTGCTCTGGCGCGCCTCAACCTTTCCGTCCCTGGCCGGGCTGGAGTACGGCCCCGGCTTGTTTCCCTCTATCGCGGCGATTGGCCTGATAGTTTGCGGAGCGCTAATCGGCTTTGGATCGCGGGGGCGGCGGAAGGCGCCGAGCACTTTGACGATGCCGCCTCGACAAAAAGGCTGGCGGATGGCGGCACGCCCCCTGGCCCTGCTGATCGTGATACTCGGCTATGGCCTATTGCTCGACCCTCTGGGCTTTCATATTGCTTCCTTCATGGCAGTCTCCGCCACAGCCTTGATCTTCGGGATGCGTGCTGGGGGTTCAGTGCTGCTAGCGCTACCCCTGATGATCGGCGTGCATCTGCTGTTCTATTCACTGCTGCGCGTCCCGCTCCCCTGGGGCCTGCTGGCACCAATGGCATGGTGA
- a CDS encoding tripartite tricarboxylate transporter permease, whose product MSASTLAALFSPASLAVIAACTLYGTFIGAMPGLTATMAVALLVPFTYFMDPLIAISAIVATTTTAIFAGDVPGTLMRIPGTPASAAYVEDAYRLSRAGRSRSTLMVSLFAACIGGLVGVALLALIAPQLARVAVQFSSFETFWLACLGLSCAVLTSNGSVAKSFSSLFLGLFIATIGIDVAVGHPRFTFGNYELFDGISFIPAIIGLFALSEILRSAQTGHRDQPANAAQESFSKALHEAALVLRRFKRNIARSSVLGTLIGALPGAGADIAAWICYAISRRFSRHPERYGTGYIEGVTDGGSANNAAIGGAWTPALVFGIPGDSVTAIAIGILLLNGMSPGPQIFTESPELVHTLYGAFALSNLAMIPAGLLVIMASSQVVRIPRRVLMPCVLLFSLVGAYAITNSVIAIWTVLALGALGYAMEANGFPLAPAILGIVLGTIVEENFMTSMMKAQGDLLAFFDRPWAAALGTLTLLLWALLLTRGIYESVQRRHYPSPSSETETYP is encoded by the coding sequence ATGAGCGCCTCGACCCTCGCTGCCCTATTCAGTCCCGCGTCCCTAGCGGTCATCGCCGCCTGTACGCTCTATGGTACTTTCATCGGCGCCATGCCGGGCCTAACCGCTACTATGGCGGTGGCCCTTCTGGTGCCCTTTACCTACTTCATGGATCCGTTGATCGCCATCAGCGCCATTGTCGCCACGACTACCACAGCGATTTTCGCTGGCGACGTACCCGGCACCTTGATGCGTATCCCCGGCACGCCCGCCTCCGCGGCCTACGTCGAGGACGCTTACCGCCTGTCACGCGCAGGACGCTCCCGCTCGACGCTGATGGTGTCATTGTTCGCTGCCTGCATTGGAGGCCTGGTGGGTGTCGCCCTTCTAGCGCTCATTGCCCCTCAGTTGGCCCGTGTTGCAGTGCAGTTTTCCAGCTTCGAAACCTTCTGGCTGGCCTGCCTAGGACTGAGTTGCGCGGTACTAACTAGCAACGGTAGCGTCGCGAAGAGTTTTTCCAGCCTCTTCCTTGGCTTATTTATCGCCACTATCGGCATCGATGTTGCCGTCGGCCATCCACGTTTCACCTTCGGCAATTACGAACTGTTCGATGGCATTAGCTTTATTCCCGCCATCATCGGCCTGTTTGCGCTCAGCGAGATCCTGCGCAGTGCACAGACAGGACATCGCGATCAACCTGCCAATGCAGCACAAGAGTCGTTTTCCAAAGCGCTGCATGAGGCAGCGCTCGTACTGCGTCGCTTCAAGCGCAACATCGCCCGCTCCAGCGTACTTGGCACCTTGATCGGCGCGCTGCCCGGCGCCGGGGCAGATATCGCTGCTTGGATCTGTTATGCGATTTCACGGCGCTTCTCGCGCCATCCCGAACGCTACGGCACGGGGTACATTGAGGGCGTAACCGACGGTGGCTCCGCCAACAATGCAGCTATCGGCGGTGCCTGGACACCAGCGTTGGTGTTCGGCATCCCCGGCGATAGCGTCACGGCTATTGCCATCGGCATCCTGCTACTCAACGGGATGTCACCTGGGCCGCAGATATTTACCGAGTCGCCGGAACTGGTACATACCCTTTACGGCGCCTTCGCGCTGAGCAATCTCGCGATGATCCCTGCTGGCCTGTTGGTGATCATGGCTTCCAGTCAGGTGGTACGTATCCCGCGTCGGGTACTCATGCCCTGTGTACTACTGTTCTCGTTGGTGGGAGCTTACGCCATTACCAATTCGGTCATTGCTATCTGGACAGTGCTGGCGCTGGGTGCTCTGGGATACGCCATGGAGGCCAATGGCTTTCCGCTGGCCCCCGCCATACTGGGTATCGTTCTCGGCACAATCGTCGAGGAAAACTTCATGACATCGATGATGAAGGCCCAAGGCGACTTGCTGGCCTTCTTCGATCGCCCCTGGGCGGCAGCGCTAGGCACACTCACCCTGCTGCTCTGGGCGTTACTGCTGACTCGCGGTATCTATGAGAGTGTTCAGCGTCGTCACTACCCCAGCCCTTCTTCGGAAACGGAAACCTATCCATGA
- a CDS encoding HpcH/HpaI aldolase family protein: protein MNHRNRTKLALKQGRAISALWLESASPELAEIAVWAGWKTILIDNEHGVSSLEHTAHLVRAIEAAGGEAVLRIPANDPTYLKKILDMGVHSIMVPMVNSAAQAQAIVDACRYPPHGQRGYAAPIVRASGYGAFSDYASQANDDLLLITQIEHTEGADNVEAIAEVDGIDMLFIGPNDLAGSMGLLERLEAPEVRRLIEDLERRIANSGRWMGTITGPGRDVTTLTNSGYRFVAGPNDIALLANTLRHEAAQWREQSADFGGS from the coding sequence ATGAACCATCGCAACCGTACAAAACTTGCCCTTAAGCAGGGTCGAGCCATTAGCGCCCTGTGGCTGGAAAGCGCCAGCCCAGAGCTAGCCGAAATTGCCGTTTGGGCAGGCTGGAAAACCATTCTGATCGACAACGAGCACGGTGTCTCCAGCCTCGAACATACCGCCCACCTAGTTCGCGCCATAGAAGCAGCAGGTGGTGAAGCGGTTTTACGCATTCCCGCCAACGACCCCACCTACCTGAAGAAGATCCTGGATATGGGGGTACACTCGATCATGGTGCCGATGGTCAATAGCGCTGCACAGGCTCAAGCTATCGTCGATGCCTGCCGCTACCCTCCTCATGGACAGCGTGGCTATGCGGCTCCTATCGTACGCGCCTCAGGCTACGGCGCTTTCAGTGATTACGCCAGTCAAGCCAACGATGACCTGCTGTTGATCACCCAGATCGAGCATACTGAAGGGGCAGATAACGTCGAGGCGATCGCCGAGGTTGATGGCATAGACATGCTGTTCATCGGCCCCAACGACCTGGCGGGCTCTATGGGCTTGCTCGAACGTCTCGAGGCACCCGAGGTACGCCGTCTGATTGAAGACCTTGAGCGCCGCATCGCCAATAGCGGGCGCTGGATGGGCACCATCACCGGACCCGGTCGCGATGTCACCACTCTGACCAATAGTGGCTACCGATTCGTGGCAGGGCCCAACGACATAGCACTGCTTGCCAACACCCTACGCCACGAGGCGGCGCAATGGCGTGAGCAATCGGCTGATTTCGGAGGATCCTGA
- a CDS encoding ribokinase — protein sequence MIFNFGSINIDYTYRVPYFVRPGETLESGDYNIGLGGKGVNQSLAIARAKGMVSHWGRVSSIDAWVTSELESAGVGVKDIELTPEPSGHAIIQIDALGENAILLFSGANHGFTQEKMKALIAQTAPGDTILIQNECNGLDQLIPLAVSHGCKVIFNPAPMTSKVSSLPLDQCELLFFNRTEAAALLEMPVESSAADLLRRCKESLGDVEVVLTLGSEGAWYQRSSETLFQAALKVKAIDTTAAGDTFVGYFLASRQAGLEPSQCLQRATAAAALAVQKHGAASSIPMAEEVDRLMCQQEAL from the coding sequence ATGATCTTTAATTTTGGTTCCATTAATATCGATTATACTTACCGTGTACCCTATTTTGTTCGCCCTGGCGAAACCTTGGAAAGCGGTGATTATAATATTGGATTAGGTGGGAAAGGCGTCAATCAGTCACTGGCAATAGCGCGTGCCAAAGGCATGGTGAGTCACTGGGGGAGAGTTTCATCGATAGATGCCTGGGTGACCAGTGAGCTTGAGTCTGCGGGTGTGGGTGTGAAAGATATCGAATTGACCCCAGAGCCAAGTGGGCATGCCATCATTCAAATTGACGCACTGGGTGAAAACGCTATTCTTTTGTTCTCTGGCGCCAATCATGGTTTTACGCAGGAGAAAATGAAGGCGCTTATTGCGCAAACCGCGCCTGGCGACACAATACTTATTCAAAACGAATGTAACGGGCTTGATCAGCTTATTCCATTAGCAGTGAGCCACGGTTGCAAGGTGATATTTAACCCTGCACCAATGACTTCGAAGGTATCATCACTTCCTCTAGATCAATGTGAACTGCTTTTTTTTAACCGTACAGAGGCCGCCGCTTTATTAGAGATGCCGGTAGAATCGAGCGCCGCAGATTTGCTAAGGCGTTGTAAAGAATCGCTTGGCGATGTCGAGGTGGTTCTTACCCTAGGTAGCGAGGGGGCTTGGTATCAGCGCAGCAGTGAGACTCTTTTTCAAGCGGCTTTAAAGGTAAAGGCCATCGATACAACGGCCGCAGGCGATACCTTTGTGGGTTACTTCCTTGCCTCTAGGCAAGCTGGCCTAGAACCTTCTCAGTGCTTGCAAAGAGCAACAGCAGCTGCTGCCCTGGCGGTTCAAAAACACGGTGCTGCCAGTAGTATTCCGATGGCGGAAGAGGTTGATAGATTGATGTGTCAACAAGAAGCGCTATAG
- a CDS encoding D-ribose ABC transporter substrate-binding protein, whose protein sequence is MLPKSKKVLFTALASVSMLFSSSIVAQDKGLISIIVNDMSNPYWQTEGTIAERTAEELGYEANVSSHVGDTNTESNQVDTAITNGAKAIILDPANADGSIGAVRRAIEAGIPVFIINAEINQQGLAKAQLVSNNAQGAALGAQEWAMQLDGEGSYIELKGPPSDNNAATRSNGYETVLSQYPDLTLAASDIANWDRTEGRNKMQSMLRSHPDIRGVISGNDEMALGAIVALKQEGRLDDVLVGGFDGSPDAVDAVRSGELAYTVLQPVAVFAEDAVKIADHYINTGETGLDSEKQLYDCILITPDNVDNYTSPFVLEE, encoded by the coding sequence ATGCTTCCAAAAAGTAAAAAAGTGCTTTTTACAGCTCTCGCTAGCGTCTCGATGCTCTTTAGTAGCTCTATAGTTGCTCAGGACAAAGGGCTGATCTCAATTATTGTCAATGATATGTCAAACCCCTATTGGCAAACAGAAGGAACAATTGCTGAGCGCACAGCAGAAGAGTTGGGCTATGAAGCAAATGTAAGTTCCCATGTGGGTGATACCAACACGGAAAGCAATCAGGTTGACACGGCAATTACCAATGGGGCTAAAGCAATCATTCTCGACCCCGCTAATGCGGACGGTTCCATTGGCGCGGTGCGAAGAGCAATCGAGGCGGGAATCCCGGTATTTATTATTAACGCTGAGATTAACCAGCAGGGATTAGCCAAGGCACAACTGGTTTCCAATAATGCACAGGGAGCCGCGTTAGGCGCGCAAGAGTGGGCAATGCAACTAGATGGAGAGGGATCCTATATAGAGTTAAAGGGGCCTCCTTCTGATAACAATGCTGCGACAAGATCCAATGGCTATGAGACGGTGCTTAGCCAGTACCCTGACCTTACCCTCGCTGCGTCTGACATCGCTAATTGGGATCGGACGGAAGGGCGCAATAAAATGCAGAGCATGCTCCGTTCTCATCCTGATATTCGAGGCGTCATTAGCGGTAATGACGAAATGGCCTTAGGCGCTATTGTCGCTCTGAAACAAGAGGGGCGGCTAGACGATGTATTGGTCGGTGGGTTTGACGGTTCACCCGATGCGGTTGATGCGGTTCGCTCGGGTGAGTTGGCCTACACCGTGCTACAGCCGGTAGCCGTATTTGCAGAAGATGCCGTGAAAATCGCTGATCATTACATCAATACTGGAGAAACGGGGTTGGATAGTGAAAAGCAACTTTATGACTGTATCCTTATCACGCCAGATAATGTAGATAACTATACCTCTCCCTTTGTTTTGGAAGAATAA
- a CDS encoding ABC transporter permease — protein sequence MSHHNNNALQVEKGSIDIVKILLEGRAFFALIVIIIVFSMLSPVYFSTGNFLTMSSHVAVFGLLGIGMLFVILTGGIDLSVGSTLALCGVFAGMLLEGVEIEALDLAFFPSVWVVVVLTCLLGGLVGAINGVLVAYFKVPAFVATLGMLYVARGAALLLTDGLTFNSLSGDPALGNTGFEWLGFNKLFGIPVGVLILFCAAVICMLALSRTPFGRWIYSTGGNARAAELSGVPVNRVKLSVYIISGVCAAMAGIVLASQLTSAGPTAGTTYELTAIAAVVIGGASLMGGRGTVRNTLLGAFVIGFLADGLVIIGVSAYWQMVFTGSVIVFAVMLNNVQYSAKRKSSQQPEKTAEIKREGSRASAT from the coding sequence ATGTCTCATCACAACAATAACGCGTTACAAGTTGAAAAAGGCAGTATCGATATCGTCAAAATTTTGCTGGAAGGTAGGGCTTTTTTTGCATTAATCGTGATCATTATTGTCTTTTCCATGCTCTCGCCTGTTTATTTTTCAACGGGTAATTTTTTAACCATGTCTTCGCATGTGGCTGTTTTTGGCTTGCTAGGCATCGGCATGCTGTTTGTCATTCTGACCGGCGGTATCGATTTATCGGTTGGCTCTACGCTGGCACTTTGCGGAGTGTTCGCGGGTATGTTGTTAGAAGGAGTAGAGATTGAAGCGCTTGATTTGGCTTTCTTTCCTTCAGTGTGGGTCGTCGTGGTACTTACCTGCTTACTGGGCGGCCTGGTGGGGGCTATCAATGGCGTATTAGTGGCCTACTTCAAAGTGCCTGCTTTCGTGGCCACGCTGGGCATGTTGTATGTCGCGCGTGGAGCCGCACTGCTGTTAACCGATGGATTAACGTTCAATAGTTTAAGTGGTGACCCTGCATTAGGTAATACTGGGTTTGAATGGCTTGGGTTTAATAAACTATTCGGTATTCCTGTAGGTGTTTTGATTCTCTTTTGTGCTGCGGTTATTTGCATGTTGGCGCTCAGTCGTACGCCTTTTGGTCGGTGGATTTACTCTACCGGTGGCAATGCGCGTGCTGCAGAGCTTTCCGGGGTGCCCGTCAATCGCGTTAAGCTCTCCGTCTACATTATTTCCGGCGTGTGCGCAGCCATGGCTGGGATCGTGCTTGCCTCACAGTTGACCTCTGCTGGGCCTACGGCAGGTACCACCTATGAGCTAACAGCGATTGCTGCTGTCGTTATCGGCGGCGCCTCACTGATGGGGGGGCGTGGCACGGTTCGAAATACTTTATTGGGCGCATTTGTAATTGGCTTTCTAGCCGACGGTCTGGTCATCATCGGTGTGTCTGCTTATTGGCAAATGGTCTTCACGGGTAGCGTGATTGTCTTCGCGGTCATGTTAAATAATGTCCAATACAGTGCTAAAAGAAAGTCCTCGCAACAACCCGAGAAAACGGCAGAAATTAAGCGTGAAGGTTCTAGAGCAAGCGCTACTTAA
- a CDS encoding sugar ABC transporter ATP-binding protein — MSIDTSTVEAAPVILSARNIEKRFGAVQALKEVNFDIYRGQVTTLFGENGAGKSTLMKILSGVIAQTAGEIVLEGESVSFSSPSEAEALGITIIHQELSLAPNLNVRDNIFMGRELTKGRGSVDYKEEARQAELLMEELDEPIHPLTLVEDLRVGQQQIVEIARALSKNSRILIMDEPTSALSATEVETLFKVVQDLKNKGVSIVYISHHLEEALQITDHAVVLRDGAMTAYAPRSDIDLQWIVRHMVGESFDLGSPPTGYEQGSTALSIQNLYISDDKVAGRYVVEDLSLDVRAGEIVCIYGLMGAGRTELLECVAGRTRQSSGDILLNSTDVSHYNIAQRIERGLVLVPEDRQRDGLVPTLSVGRNLSLASIHAFTRKGLTSSSLEAEMINSAIDKVHIKTDGGEAAIGSLSGGNQQKVVIGKMLATHPDVIILDEPSRGIDVGAKAEVFKLLSQGARRGLAVVFTTSEVSECLSIPHRVLVMSKGRISAEFKPGVTKDEIMAASGESVAA, encoded by the coding sequence ATGAGTATCGATACATCAACAGTGGAAGCGGCTCCGGTGATTCTTTCTGCACGCAATATCGAAAAGCGTTTCGGTGCCGTGCAAGCCCTCAAAGAAGTGAACTTCGATATATATCGAGGGCAGGTGACAACGCTCTTCGGCGAAAATGGAGCAGGTAAATCTACGCTGATGAAAATTTTGTCTGGCGTCATTGCTCAGACGGCTGGGGAGATTGTATTGGAAGGAGAGAGCGTCAGCTTTTCTTCGCCGTCGGAGGCTGAAGCGCTGGGGATTACCATTATTCATCAGGAGTTGAGCTTGGCCCCTAACCTGAATGTGCGTGACAACATTTTTATGGGGCGTGAGCTGACTAAAGGAAGGGGCAGCGTCGACTATAAAGAAGAGGCACGTCAGGCTGAATTGTTAATGGAGGAGCTGGATGAACCGATCCACCCTCTCACCCTGGTTGAAGATCTGCGAGTGGGGCAGCAACAAATCGTTGAAATCGCGAGAGCGCTGTCCAAGAACTCTCGCATTTTGATTATGGATGAACCGACTTCCGCATTGAGTGCCACGGAAGTCGAGACGTTATTCAAAGTCGTCCAGGATCTCAAAAACAAGGGTGTGTCGATTGTTTATATTTCTCACCATTTGGAGGAGGCGCTGCAGATTACCGATCATGCCGTTGTTCTCCGCGATGGGGCCATGACTGCTTACGCCCCTCGTAGTGATATCGACCTGCAGTGGATCGTTAGGCATATGGTAGGAGAGAGTTTCGATCTTGGCTCACCGCCCACAGGGTATGAGCAGGGCTCCACCGCGCTCTCTATCCAGAACCTTTACATAAGCGACGATAAAGTGGCAGGTCGCTATGTTGTTGAGGATCTTTCTCTTGATGTGCGCGCCGGCGAGATTGTTTGTATTTATGGACTAATGGGCGCTGGAAGAACTGAGTTATTGGAATGTGTGGCAGGACGAACCCGGCAGTCCAGTGGAGATATCTTGCTCAACTCAACTGACGTATCGCATTACAACATTGCACAGCGAATCGAGAGAGGGTTGGTGTTAGTGCCTGAGGATCGCCAGCGTGATGGGTTAGTACCCACCCTGTCAGTCGGTAGAAATCTGTCGCTAGCCAGTATCCATGCGTTTACTCGCAAGGGGCTTACTTCTTCCAGCTTGGAAGCAGAAATGATTAATTCAGCTATCGATAAGGTGCATATTAAAACAGATGGCGGGGAGGCTGCCATTGGTTCACTGTCTGGCGGTAACCAGCAAAAAGTGGTGATCGGTAAGATGTTGGCTACCCATCCAGACGTCATCATACTTGATGAGCCAAGCCGTGGTATCGACGTGGGCGCCAAGGCCGAAGTGTTCAAGTTATTGAGCCAAGGGGCTCGGCGGGGGTTGGCGGTTGTCTTTACAACATCTGAAGTGAGCGAGTGCTTGAGTATTCCACACAGAGTGCTGGTGATGAGTAAAGGACGGATCTCCGCTGAATTCAAACCGGGGGTAACGAAAGATGAAATTATGGCTGCTTCGGGCGAATCAGTGGCTGCATGA
- a CDS encoding DUF2291 family protein, protein MSATLNSVPGDKRIRAYVAAAFALALVALMALDTKVISLSELESAAGFSPQQFAQETFPEIQAYVENNAVNASVLAPEVLQDAGAAGEKYGVAAGIGHIVPVSLSGIAVESRGGVYTLEVADVPSDIVIRVQTGPAINGTTLRDTTGNIQFGDFTNQIEYQDVGAALNDEMKRQVLADISGQELTGKTLEVVGSFTMINPKNWLITPVSIAIIE, encoded by the coding sequence ATGTCGGCGACATTAAATTCGGTGCCCGGTGATAAGCGTATAAGGGCCTATGTGGCAGCTGCTTTTGCTTTAGCGCTGGTTGCACTCATGGCGCTTGATACTAAAGTCATTAGTCTTTCTGAACTTGAGAGTGCGGCGGGGTTTTCACCACAGCAATTTGCTCAGGAAACATTTCCAGAAATCCAAGCGTATGTAGAGAATAACGCCGTAAACGCATCGGTATTGGCGCCAGAGGTTCTCCAGGATGCCGGAGCGGCAGGCGAGAAATACGGCGTCGCTGCCGGCATTGGCCATATTGTGCCGGTCTCTTTATCTGGAATTGCTGTAGAAAGCCGGGGGGGCGTTTACACCCTAGAGGTTGCCGATGTGCCTTCAGATATCGTCATTCGTGTGCAAACAGGCCCAGCCATTAATGGCACTACGCTGAGAGATACAACCGGCAATATTCAATTTGGCGACTTTACCAATCAGATTGAGTACCAAGATGTCGGCGCAGCGCTCAATGATGAAATGAAGCGTCAAGTGCTTGCGGATATTTCCGGGCAAGAGTTAACCGGAAAAACGTTAGAAGTAGTCGGCTCTTTTACCATGATAAATCCCAAAAACTGGCTAATTACGCCGGTGAGTATAGCGATCATTGAGTGA
- a CDS encoding MDR/zinc-dependent alcohol dehydrogenase-like family protein has translation MHNADNNNHTELPLTMQAVVAYAPGDYRLEEVGVPKVGEGEVLIKVEACGICAGDLKAYEGAPSFWGDDTQPAYIKAPMIPGHEFIGHVMALGEGVKNLEIGDRVISEQIVPCWECRFCNRGQYWMCEKHDVYGFQHNVNGGMAEYMVFPKEAINHKLPDEIPMEKAVLVEPYACSLHAVKRAQIELGDVVVLSGAGTLGLGMIGAIKKSGPSKLVVLDLNNKRLELAKQFGADIVLNPAEVDVVDYVKGITEGYGCDIYIEATGAVQSVEQGLYMIRKLGRFVEFSVFKEPVTVDWSIISDRKELDILGAHLGPYCYPLVIEGIGNGDFPTDHVVTHKLPLAEFHQGLDLMRNDPNALKVVLIPGGK, from the coding sequence ATGCATAACGCCGATAACAACAATCACACCGAACTGCCACTGACCATGCAAGCCGTCGTAGCTTACGCGCCTGGTGATTATCGTCTTGAAGAGGTGGGCGTGCCGAAGGTGGGAGAAGGGGAAGTACTGATAAAGGTTGAAGCGTGCGGAATCTGCGCAGGCGATCTCAAAGCATATGAAGGCGCCCCCAGCTTTTGGGGAGATGATACTCAGCCTGCTTATATCAAGGCGCCGATGATTCCAGGCCATGAGTTTATTGGTCATGTGATGGCTTTAGGAGAGGGCGTTAAAAACCTTGAGATCGGTGATCGCGTTATTTCTGAGCAAATCGTGCCTTGCTGGGAGTGCCGTTTCTGTAACCGTGGGCAGTACTGGATGTGCGAAAAGCACGACGTGTATGGATTTCAGCACAACGTAAATGGCGGTATGGCCGAATACATGGTCTTTCCTAAAGAAGCCATTAACCACAAGTTGCCAGATGAGATTCCGATGGAGAAAGCGGTTCTTGTTGAACCCTATGCTTGTTCGTTACATGCCGTTAAGCGTGCGCAGATTGAACTGGGAGATGTGGTTGTCCTCTCCGGTGCGGGCACCTTAGGGCTAGGAATGATCGGTGCGATCAAAAAGTCCGGGCCTTCCAAGCTGGTTGTACTGGATCTCAATAATAAGCGCTTAGAGCTTGCCAAACAGTTTGGAGCCGACATTGTCCTGAATCCTGCTGAAGTCGATGTTGTTGACTACGTGAAAGGCATAACGGAAGGCTATGGTTGCGATATTTATATTGAGGCCACCGGCGCGGTGCAGTCGGTAGAGCAGGGGCTTTATATGATCCGTAAACTTGGCCGGTTCGTCGAGTTCAGCGTATTCAAAGAGCCAGTGACTGTTGATTGGAGCATTATCAGCGATCGTAAAGAGCTGGATATACTGGGTGCGCATCTAGGCCCTTATTGTTACCCACTTGTGATCGAAGGCATCGGAAACGGTGATTTCCCAACGGATCATGTGGTGACCCATAAGCTGCCGTTAGCCGAATTCCATCAAGGACTAGATCTAATGCGCAATGACCCTAACGCCTTAAAGGTTGTGCTTATACCTGGCGGGAAGTAG